A window of the Odocoileus virginianus isolate 20LAN1187 ecotype Illinois chromosome 20, Ovbor_1.2, whole genome shotgun sequence genome harbors these coding sequences:
- the LOC110151243 gene encoding major allergen I polypeptide chain 1-like: MTRAGALLLLCIALLLIAGGNCDVCPAVREDVYLFVKGTPEEYIAKVKEYNTNSAIVANARRLKGRVDEKLTEEDKQNALSVLNKVYSSSLC; the protein is encoded by the exons ATGACGCGGGCTGGAGCTCTCCTGCTGCTCTGCATTGCCTTGCTCCTCATTGCGGGAGGAA ATTGTGACGTCTGCCCAGCAGTGAGGGAGGATGTTTACCTGTTTGTGAAGGGAACCCCTGAAGAATACATTGCTAAAGTGAAAGAATATAACACAAACAGTGCGATAGTGGCCAATGCCAGAAGGCTGAAAGGCAGAGTTGATGAGAAGTTGACAGAAGAGGATAAGCAGAATGCTCTCAGTGTCCTG AATAAAGTATACTCAAGTTCTCTCTGCTGA